A single region of the Acidobacteriota bacterium genome encodes:
- the pth gene encoding aminoacyl-tRNA hydrolase produces MGAGAKHGVRDGFGGSRGGADEPPRLVLGLGNPGERYSDTRHNLGFRVVEELARRLDVRLGLKVCGALWSAATPVDLAIPQTYMNRSGYSARCLSERNGYAPENILVVYDEVHLPLGRLRLRGRGSPGGHRGMESIIENLRTTEVPRLRLGIAAEGAEEADGSAGGRKGDLTDFVLAPFAGGEVEAAARMVCRAADCVLSWANRGVDITMNEYNG; encoded by the coding sequence GTGGGGGCTGGGGCCAAACACGGAGTCCGCGACGGGTTTGGCGGCTCTAGGGGTGGCGCCGACGAGCCGCCGCGGCTGGTCCTCGGTCTGGGCAATCCGGGCGAGCGGTACTCCGACACGCGTCACAACCTCGGCTTTCGCGTGGTCGAGGAACTGGCCCGGCGACTGGACGTCCGTCTCGGCCTGAAGGTCTGCGGAGCGCTCTGGAGCGCGGCGACCCCGGTCGATCTGGCTATTCCCCAGACCTACATGAACCGTAGCGGCTACAGTGCGCGCTGTCTCAGTGAACGAAATGGCTATGCTCCGGAGAACATCCTGGTCGTCTACGACGAAGTCCATCTTCCCTTGGGAAGGCTGCGCCTTCGCGGCAGGGGCAGTCCGGGCGGTCACCGGGGAATGGAGTCGATCATCGAGAACCTGCGCACCACTGAGGTGCCCCGGCTCCGGTTGGGCATCGCGGCGGAGGGAGCAGAAGAAGCGGATGGAAGTGCGGGCGGCAGGAAGGGGGACCTCACGGACTTCGTGCTCGCTCCCTTCGCAGGCGGGGAAGTCGAAGCGGCGGCGCGCATGGTGTGCCGGGCGGCCGACTGCGTCCTGAGCTGGGCCAACCGCGGTGTCGACATCACGATGAACGAATACAACGGATGA
- a CDS encoding 50S ribosomal protein L25, with the protein MSEPTVTVRLREQTGKNANRRLRAAGEIPAVVYGGEGDSAAIRVDGKSVQTLIREGGENAVFLLQLEGTDRTRHTMIRDLQWNPLTGSLVHIDFLRVKMDQEVQVSVPIALVGSPEGVRNEGGLLEFITREVGVVCLPGDIPASIELDVEPLHIGQHVEAGELVLPSAVRLEDDESRVIVSVAAKKVIEEEEEVAEEDELLEAVAEEPEMVGAKTESEDEDA; encoded by the coding sequence GTGAGCGAACCGACCGTCACCGTCCGGCTGCGTGAGCAGACCGGCAAGAACGCGAACCGCCGCCTCCGCGCGGCGGGTGAGATCCCGGCCGTCGTGTACGGCGGCGAGGGCGATTCGGCGGCCATCCGGGTCGACGGCAAGAGCGTGCAGACGCTGATCCGGGAAGGCGGCGAGAATGCCGTCTTCCTGCTCCAACTGGAGGGTACGGATCGCACGCGCCACACGATGATCCGCGATCTGCAGTGGAACCCCCTGACCGGGTCCCTGGTTCACATCGACTTTCTGCGCGTGAAGATGGACCAGGAAGTGCAGGTCTCGGTGCCGATCGCACTGGTCGGAAGCCCCGAGGGAGTCAGGAACGAAGGCGGCCTGCTGGAGTTCATCACCCGCGAGGTGGGAGTCGTCTGCCTGCCCGGCGACATTCCGGCTTCGATCGAACTCGATGTCGAGCCGCTTCACATCGGCCAGCACGTGGAGGCCGGCGAACTCGTTCTCCCCTCGGCGGTGCGGCTGGAGGACGACGAGAGCCGCGTCATCGTGTCGGTGGCCGCGAAGAAGGTCATCGAAGAGGAGGAAGAGGTCGCAGAGGAGGACGAGCTGCTGGAGGCCGTGGCCGAGGAGCCCGAGATGGTCGGCGCGAAGACGGAGTCGGAGGACGAAGACGCCTAG
- a CDS encoding ribose-phosphate pyrophosphokinase, whose protein sequence is MSVHANNVERAMYTELKIFGGRAHPALTNEICNYLGMVPGQVTAYNFADGEIFCQIQENVRGTDVFIVQPTCTPVNDNFVELLIMLDAVKRASAARVTAVLPYYGYARQDKKDKPRVPITAKLVADLITAAGADRLLTMDVHAAQISGYFDIPVDHLFAAPVLLDAIRALGIDDLMIVAPDAGGVARARAIAKRLHTELAIIDKRRVAANEAEVMNVIGDVKGRDLLILDDIIDTGGTLLNSVESLAAQGARRIFAAGIHGVLSASAIERIEDSKLEGVLVTNTTPLEDKLARSTRLRPHSVAALLGEAIRRIHDNSSVTSLFV, encoded by the coding sequence ATGAGCGTTCACGCCAACAACGTCGAGCGAGCCATGTACACGGAGTTGAAGATCTTCGGGGGGCGGGCGCACCCCGCCTTGACGAACGAGATCTGCAACTACCTGGGCATGGTGCCGGGCCAGGTCACCGCGTACAACTTCGCCGACGGAGAGATCTTCTGCCAGATTCAGGAGAACGTTCGCGGCACCGACGTGTTCATCGTCCAGCCGACCTGCACGCCGGTGAACGACAACTTCGTCGAACTGCTGATCATGCTGGACGCGGTGAAGCGGGCATCGGCGGCGCGTGTCACTGCCGTCCTGCCGTACTACGGCTACGCCCGGCAGGACAAGAAGGACAAACCGCGAGTTCCGATCACGGCCAAACTGGTGGCGGACCTGATCACAGCCGCCGGCGCCGACCGGCTGCTGACGATGGATGTTCACGCGGCCCAGATCTCCGGCTACTTCGACATCCCCGTTGACCACCTGTTCGCTGCGCCGGTTCTCCTGGACGCGATCAGGGCGCTAGGCATCGACGATCTGATGATCGTGGCCCCGGACGCCGGGGGAGTTGCGAGGGCGAGAGCCATCGCCAAGCGCCTGCACACGGAACTCGCCATCATCGACAAGCGCCGGGTGGCCGCGAACGAGGCCGAGGTGATGAACGTGATCGGCGACGTGAAGGGACGCGACCTTCTGATCCTCGACGACATCATCGACACCGGTGGCACGTTGCTGAACTCCGTCGAGTCGCTGGCAGCCCAGGGGGCGCGGAGGATCTTCGCCGCGGGGATACACGGCGTTCTCTCGGCTTCCGCGATCGAACGAATCGAAGACTCGAAACTCGAGGGTGTGCTGGTGACGAACACGACGCCGCTCGAGGACAAGCTCGCCAGGAGCACGCGGCTGCGTCCCCACAGCGTTGCGGCTCTGCTCGGCGAGGCAATCCGCAGAATCCACGACAACAGCTCCGTGACATCCCTCTTCGTCTGA